A single genomic interval of Streptomyces sp. BA2 harbors:
- a CDS encoding carbohydrate ABC transporter permease — protein MTADIHTTPLDGKSAPLAEKPAGRSRRPGRFGVHIFLMAVTLGFLAPLLLAVYASLRPYEETARNGYFSFPKSLSFDYYRQAYSDSGMGKYFTNTLLIAVPAVLITLFLAAFVAFAVSRLRIRGGMILLMFFTAGNLLPPQVLVTPLYVLFLKIPLPWWMSDSLTLYDSYWAIIIVNIGFQVGFCVFVLSNFMRTLPQEILEAAIVDGAGVWTQFWRITLPLCRPALAALGTLEFTWIYNDFLWALIFISNPDKLPITSSLNNLRGQFFTDYNLLAAGSVLVALPTVLVFLLLQRHFIAGLTLGSSKG, from the coding sequence ATGACAGCCGACATCCACACGACGCCGCTCGACGGAAAGTCCGCACCCCTTGCAGAGAAGCCCGCGGGCCGCAGCCGTCGCCCCGGCCGTTTCGGGGTGCACATCTTTCTGATGGCGGTCACCCTCGGCTTCCTGGCGCCCCTCCTCCTGGCCGTCTACGCCTCACTGCGCCCGTACGAGGAGACAGCGCGGAACGGCTATTTCTCGTTCCCCAAGAGCCTCTCGTTCGACTACTACCGCCAGGCCTACAGCGATTCCGGCATGGGCAAGTACTTCACCAATACGTTGCTCATAGCGGTGCCCGCGGTCCTGATCACGCTCTTCCTGGCGGCGTTCGTGGCCTTCGCCGTGTCCCGCCTGCGGATCCGCGGCGGAATGATCCTCCTGATGTTCTTCACGGCGGGAAACCTGCTGCCGCCACAGGTTCTGGTCACCCCCCTCTACGTCCTCTTCCTCAAGATCCCGCTCCCCTGGTGGATGTCCGATTCCCTCACCCTGTACGACTCGTACTGGGCGATCATCATCGTCAACATCGGCTTCCAGGTCGGTTTCTGCGTCTTCGTGCTCTCGAACTTCATGCGGACGCTGCCGCAGGAAATCCTGGAGGCGGCGATCGTGGACGGCGCGGGAGTGTGGACGCAATTCTGGCGCATCACTCTCCCCCTGTGCCGCCCCGCCCTCGCGGCGCTGGGCACGCTGGAATTCACCTGGATCTACAACGACTTCCTCTGGGCCCTCATCTTCATCTCCAACCCCGACAAACTCCCGATCACGTCATCCCTTAACAACCTGCGGGGCCAGTTCTTCACGGACTACAACCTCCTGGCGGCAGGCTCGGTCCTGGTGGCGCTCCCCACGGTTCTGGTCTTCCTGCTCCTGCAGCGGCACTTCATCGCGGGGCTGACGCTGGGGTCGAGCAAGGGGTGA
- a CDS encoding ABC transporter permease subunit codes for MPRKSARRAGRRGPRRFTRRDIVVLGVLLGIPVLLDIFIIWGPTLASVGLSFTSWDGIGDIEWVGGKNYENLVDNYPAFWPAVRHNLLWIAFLGLVATPFGLLLAVVIDRGVRFSRFYQSVLYMPVVLSLAVVGFMAQLILGTDQGVVNTILNNQNDPIDWLGNSDINIWMMMLAASWRHTGYVMILYLAGLKSVDPALKEAAQIDGANARQTFFRVVFPTLRPVNVIVGVITVIEALRAFDIVYAVNKGRNGLELLSVLITDNIIGEASRIGFGSAIAVVLLTVSLGFIVTFLVQELRGARDR; via the coding sequence GTGCCGCGGAAATCCGCGCGGCGCGCCGGGCGGCGGGGACCACGGCGCTTCACACGCCGTGACATCGTCGTGCTCGGCGTGCTTCTGGGAATTCCCGTCCTCCTTGACATCTTCATCATCTGGGGCCCGACCCTGGCCTCCGTCGGCCTGTCCTTCACGTCCTGGGACGGCATAGGCGACATCGAGTGGGTGGGCGGCAAGAACTACGAGAACCTGGTCGACAACTACCCGGCGTTCTGGCCCGCCGTCCGCCACAACCTGCTGTGGATCGCGTTCCTCGGCCTGGTGGCCACGCCTTTCGGCCTGCTCCTCGCGGTGGTCATCGACCGCGGAGTCCGCTTCAGCCGTTTCTACCAGTCGGTGCTCTATATGCCGGTGGTGCTCTCGCTCGCCGTGGTCGGTTTCATGGCCCAGCTGATACTCGGCACCGACCAGGGCGTGGTCAACACCATCCTCAACAACCAGAACGACCCGATCGACTGGCTCGGGAACTCCGACATCAACATCTGGATGATGATGCTGGCCGCGAGCTGGCGGCACACGGGTTACGTCATGATCCTGTACCTGGCAGGGCTGAAATCCGTCGACCCGGCCCTGAAGGAAGCAGCACAGATAGACGGCGCGAACGCCCGCCAGACATTCTTCCGCGTCGTCTTCCCGACACTCCGCCCGGTGAATGTCATCGTCGGCGTCATCACGGTCATCGAGGCCCTGCGCGCCTTCGACATCGTCTACGCGGTCAACAAGGGCCGCAACGGCCTGGAACTGCTCTCCGTACTCATCACCGACAACATCATCGGTGAGGCGAGCCGCATCGGATTCGGCTCCGCCATCGCGGTCGTACTCCTGACCGTCTCGCTCGGATTCATCGTGACGTTCCTGGTCCAAGAGCTGCGAGGTGCGCGCGACCGATGA
- a CDS encoding NPCBM/NEW2 domain-containing protein, with translation MRHLSPRSTRRRVVGSLTAALLCAAGLAAPAAARDAGSANGAGGANGAGGANGAGGASDTGGASDTGERSTAARPSTDGAKLNDASGTKLPDGLALTPPMGFNNWNSTHCRADFDEAMVKGIADIFVERGLKDAGYQYVNLDDCWALPERDANGKLVPDPKRFPNGIKAVADYVHAKGLKFGIYTSAGTKTCNTAGFPGGLGHEASDAGQFADWGVDYLKYDNCNNQGVDAKKRYIAMRDALKATGRPIVYSICEWGENKPWEWAADVGHLWRTTGDISDNWSSMLSIMKQNLPLAKYAGPGRWNDPDMLEVGNGGMTDTEYRTHFSMWSVMAAPLLIGSDLRKVSPETFEIIGNKEVIAVDQDPLGKQGDVLSSEGGRWVVAKEMKDGSRAVALFNETGTAQSITTSAKAVGLPDADGYTLRDLWKHKSYNTAGKISATVPAHGTVLLRVSADGEWAKNPPAVELGLDGAPLVEAGKPAKLTSKVSNLGRTPAQKVSATFTGPSGWRIKATSPSTASSLPTGKSLSTSWSVTAPRGAAPGAYDLTLRAGYRSPAGTRAESVLPLTAHVVVAPPAGNSAVSGLPWMSTVNGWGPVEKDTSNGEEAAGDGNPITIGGAVYAKGLGVHAESAVEYYTGASCEKVTAQVGVDDEKGLKGTVAFEIWADGKKAASTGVLTNAHAAQGLSADVTGAQVVRLVVTDGGDGRDSDHADWADPVLSC, from the coding sequence ATGCGTCATCTCTCACCCCGCTCCACGCGTCGAAGAGTCGTCGGATCGCTGACCGCCGCACTGCTGTGCGCCGCGGGGCTCGCGGCCCCGGCGGCGGCACGCGACGCGGGCAGCGCGAACGGCGCGGGCGGCGCGAACGGCGCGGGCGGCGCGAACGGCGCGGGCGGCGCGAGTGACACGGGCGGCGCGAGTGACACGGGCGAACGGAGCACGGCCGCAAGGCCCTCCACCGATGGGGCGAAGCTCAACGACGCCTCCGGGACGAAGCTCCCCGACGGTCTCGCCCTCACCCCGCCCATGGGCTTCAACAACTGGAACTCCACCCACTGCAGGGCCGACTTCGACGAGGCGATGGTCAAGGGGATCGCGGACATCTTCGTCGAGAGGGGCCTCAAGGACGCCGGCTACCAGTACGTCAACCTCGACGACTGCTGGGCGCTTCCCGAACGGGACGCGAACGGCAAACTGGTGCCCGACCCCAAGCGATTCCCCAACGGAATCAAGGCAGTTGCCGACTACGTGCACGCCAAGGGGCTCAAGTTCGGCATCTACACCAGCGCCGGCACCAAGACCTGCAACACCGCGGGCTTCCCCGGCGGACTCGGCCATGAGGCCAGCGACGCAGGGCAGTTCGCCGACTGGGGCGTCGACTACCTCAAGTACGACAACTGCAACAACCAAGGCGTCGACGCCAAGAAGCGGTACATCGCGATGCGCGACGCGCTGAAGGCCACCGGGCGCCCCATCGTCTACAGCATCTGCGAGTGGGGCGAGAACAAGCCCTGGGAGTGGGCAGCCGACGTGGGCCACCTGTGGCGCACCACGGGCGACATCAGCGACAACTGGTCATCGATGCTGTCGATCATGAAGCAGAACCTGCCGCTCGCGAAGTACGCGGGCCCGGGCCGCTGGAACGACCCGGACATGCTGGAGGTCGGCAACGGCGGCATGACGGACACCGAGTACCGCACGCACTTCTCAATGTGGTCCGTCATGGCCGCGCCGCTGCTCATCGGCTCCGACCTGCGCAAGGTCTCACCCGAGACCTTCGAGATCATCGGCAACAAGGAAGTCATCGCCGTCGACCAGGACCCGCTGGGCAAGCAGGGCGATGTGCTGTCGTCGGAGGGCGGCCGCTGGGTCGTCGCCAAGGAGATGAAGGACGGCAGCCGGGCGGTGGCGCTCTTCAACGAGACGGGCACCGCCCAGTCGATCACCACATCGGCGAAGGCTGTCGGGCTCCCGGACGCCGACGGATACACGCTGCGGGACCTGTGGAAGCACAAGAGCTACAACACGGCGGGCAAGATCTCGGCGACCGTCCCCGCGCACGGCACCGTACTGCTGCGCGTCTCGGCGGACGGCGAGTGGGCCAAGAACCCGCCCGCCGTCGAACTCGGCCTGGACGGTGCCCCGTTGGTGGAGGCGGGCAAGCCCGCGAAGCTGACGTCGAAGGTCAGCAACCTCGGCCGCACCCCCGCGCAGAAGGTGTCCGCCACCTTCACGGGCCCCTCCGGCTGGCGGATCAAGGCGACGTCACCCTCGACCGCGAGCTCCCTGCCTACGGGCAAGTCGCTGAGTACGTCGTGGTCGGTGACCGCACCGCGGGGCGCGGCTCCGGGAGCGTACGACCTCACGCTCAGGGCCGGCTACCGCTCCCCCGCGGGCACGCGCGCCGAGAGCGTGCTGCCGCTGACGGCTCATGTCGTGGTGGCGCCGCCCGCGGGCAACTCGGCGGTCAGTGGCCTGCCGTGGATGTCCACGGTCAACGGCTGGGGCCCGGTCGAGAAGGACACCAGCAACGGCGAGGAGGCGGCGGGCGACGGCAATCCGATCACCATCGGCGGGGCCGTCTACGCCAAGGGGCTCGGGGTGCATGCCGAGAGCGCCGTCGAGTACTACACCGGTGCGTCCTGCGAGAAGGTCACGGCGCAGGTGGGCGTCGACGACGAGAAGGGCCTGAAGGGAACGGTCGCCTTCGAGATCTGGGCGGACGGAAAGAAGGCCGCGTCGACCGGCGTCCTCACCAACGCCCATGCCGCGCAAGGCCTTTCGGCCGATGTGACCGGCGCCCAGGTCGTCCGTCTCGTCGTCACGGACGGCGGTGACGGCAGGGACTCCGACCACGCGGACTGGGCGGACCCGGTCCTCAGCTGCTGA
- a CDS encoding ROK family protein → MHTDLVAALDIGGTKIAGALVDGRGRILLRAQRPTPAREDGDTVMRAVEEVLGELTRSPLWGRARAVGIGSAGPVDASAGTVSPVNVPGWRGYPLVERVRAATGGLPVELVGDGVAMTAAEHWQGAARGHDNALCMVVSTGVGGGLILGGKLHPGPTGNAGHIGHISVDLDGDPCPCGARGCVERIASGPNIARRALEGGWRPGADGDTSAAAVALAARAGDPVAVASFERAAQALAAGIAATATLVEIDVAVIGGGVAKAGNVLFDPLRRSLREYATLSFVRHLTVGPALMGTDAGLVGAAAAALSQEDRAVDLRPAVGS, encoded by the coding sequence ATGCACACGGACCTCGTCGCCGCACTCGACATCGGCGGCACCAAGATCGCCGGCGCCCTGGTGGACGGGCGCGGCCGGATCCTGCTGCGCGCCCAGCGGCCCACGCCCGCGCGCGAGGACGGCGACACCGTGATGCGGGCGGTCGAAGAGGTTCTCGGCGAGCTCACGCGTTCCCCGCTGTGGGGCAGGGCGCGCGCGGTCGGCATCGGCAGTGCGGGCCCCGTGGACGCGTCGGCGGGGACGGTCAGCCCCGTCAACGTCCCTGGATGGCGCGGTTACCCGCTGGTCGAGCGGGTGCGTGCGGCCACCGGCGGGCTTCCGGTCGAGCTGGTCGGGGACGGCGTCGCGATGACGGCGGCCGAGCACTGGCAGGGTGCGGCCCGTGGCCACGACAACGCGCTGTGCATGGTGGTGTCCACGGGAGTCGGGGGAGGACTGATCCTCGGCGGCAAGCTGCACCCCGGCCCCACCGGGAACGCGGGCCACATCGGCCACATCAGCGTCGATCTGGACGGTGACCCCTGCCCGTGCGGGGCGCGCGGATGCGTGGAGCGCATAGCCAGTGGCCCGAACATCGCGCGGCGTGCGCTGGAGGGCGGCTGGCGTCCGGGGGCCGACGGCGACACGTCCGCCGCCGCCGTCGCCCTCGCCGCGCGGGCCGGGGACCCGGTCGCCGTCGCCTCCTTCGAACGGGCGGCGCAGGCGCTCGCCGCGGGCATCGCGGCCACGGCGACGCTCGTCGAGATCGACGTCGCCGTGATCGGAGGCGGGGTGGCGAAGGCGGGGAACGTGCTCTTCGACCCGCTGCGGCGGTCCCTGCGGGAGTACGCCACGCTCTCGTTCGTACGTCATCTGACCGTGGGCCCAGCCTTGATGGGGACGGACGCGGGGTTGGTGGGGGCCGCGGCTGCCGCGCTCAGCCAGGAGGACAGGGCCGTGGACTTGCGTCCGGCTGTGGGGAGTTGA
- a CDS encoding nitroreductase family deazaflavin-dependent oxidoreductase, producing the protein MSSSSPSASSSSGSPTPYYLKGSPLAVRLNSVIGWLARRGISLAGSAELSVRGRKSGQMQRIPVNPFTYEGAQYLISARGHSQWVRNMRVAGGGELRVGRKVRAFTVEEVPDAEKLPLLRGYLEKWGWEVNQYFKGVTAKSTDAEIEAAAGDHPVFRVTLTK; encoded by the coding sequence ATGTCTTCCTCCTCCCCCTCGGCGTCGTCCTCCTCCGGCTCCCCCACCCCCTACTACCTCAAGGGCAGCCCGCTCGCCGTGCGGCTCAACAGCGTGATCGGCTGGCTGGCGCGGCGCGGAATCAGCCTTGCGGGGTCGGCCGAGCTCTCCGTACGGGGGCGCAAGAGCGGGCAGATGCAGCGCATCCCGGTCAACCCGTTCACGTACGAAGGCGCCCAGTACCTGATCTCGGCCCGCGGGCACTCGCAGTGGGTGCGCAACATGCGCGTGGCGGGCGGCGGTGAGCTGCGCGTGGGACGCAAGGTCCGCGCGTTCACCGTCGAGGAGGTCCCGGACGCCGAGAAGCTGCCGCTGCTGCGCGGCTATCTGGAGAAGTGGGGCTGGGAGGTCAACCAGTACTTCAAGGGCGTCACCGCCAAGTCCACGGACGCGGAGATCGAGGCGGCCGCGGGCGACCACCCCGTCTTCCGCGTCACCCTCACGAAGTGA
- a CDS encoding anti-sigma factor antagonist, with translation MQLDALNEFAFEDSDPQPRVYGCNGAVVVELHGEVDLLAYQRIIPLLDPITGGTATTVIIDLTHTTFFDCSGLGLLVRARRRTKSRGARLSVVCTHPLTLRVLRLTGLAPMLLPVSTLDEALRQK, from the coding sequence GTGCAACTCGATGCACTGAACGAATTCGCCTTCGAGGACTCCGACCCGCAGCCGCGCGTGTACGGCTGCAACGGCGCGGTCGTCGTCGAACTCCACGGCGAGGTCGACCTGTTGGCCTACCAGCGGATCATCCCGCTCCTGGACCCCATCACCGGTGGAACAGCAACAACAGTGATCATCGACCTGACCCACACCACGTTCTTCGACTGCTCCGGCCTAGGCCTGCTGGTTCGCGCACGCCGTCGCACGAAGTCAAGAGGTGCCCGCCTCTCCGTGGTCTGCACCCACCCGCTGACGCTGCGCGTCCTGCGGCTCACGGGCCTCGCTCCGATGCTGTTACCGGTCTCCACGCTGGACGAGGCGCTGCGTCAGAAGTGA
- a CDS encoding NUDIX hydrolase — protein MIVWINGAFGAGKTSAARELIELIPNSTLFDPEVIGGGLRELLPPKRLAEVSDYQDLPLWRRLVVDTAAALLAEVGGVLVVPMTLLRQDYRDEIFGGLASRRIAVRHVVLAPDETILRERISGRPVPDLPNGEMRVRQWSFDHIDPYRAALAGWLGADAHRIDTGALTPCETAERIADAVRTGAASVCDIVQTPEPTAETLAAGVLLFDERNRVLLVDPTYKAGWEFPGGVVERGEAPARAGVREVAEETGIQLADAPRLLVVDWEPPRPPGYGGMRFLFDGGSLDSGEAGRMLLPGPELRACRFVTEEEAARLLPSVRYERLRWALRARERGAVLYLEAGVPVGSQ, from the coding sequence GTGATCGTCTGGATCAACGGCGCGTTCGGTGCGGGCAAGACCAGCGCCGCACGGGAACTGATCGAGCTGATCCCGAACAGCACACTCTTCGACCCCGAGGTCATCGGCGGCGGACTGCGCGAACTCCTGCCGCCCAAGCGCCTCGCCGAGGTGAGCGACTACCAGGATCTGCCGCTCTGGCGGCGCCTTGTCGTGGACACGGCGGCGGCCCTGCTCGCCGAGGTCGGTGGCGTCCTCGTGGTGCCCATGACCCTGCTGCGGCAGGACTACCGCGACGAGATCTTCGGCGGTCTCGCCTCGCGCAGGATCGCCGTACGACACGTCGTTCTGGCCCCGGACGAAACGATCCTGCGCGAACGAATATCAGGACGCCCCGTCCCGGACCTGCCCAACGGCGAGATGCGCGTGCGGCAGTGGTCGTTCGACCACATCGATCCGTACCGCGCCGCGCTCGCGGGCTGGCTCGGCGCCGACGCCCACCGCATCGACACCGGCGCGCTCACCCCCTGCGAGACCGCCGAGCGCATCGCCGACGCCGTACGCACCGGGGCCGCGTCCGTGTGCGACATCGTGCAGACCCCGGAACCCACCGCGGAGACACTCGCGGCCGGCGTGCTGCTCTTCGACGAGCGGAACCGGGTGCTGCTCGTCGACCCGACGTACAAGGCCGGCTGGGAGTTCCCCGGCGGCGTCGTCGAACGGGGCGAGGCGCCCGCGCGCGCGGGCGTGCGCGAGGTGGCCGAGGAGACCGGCATCCAACTCGCCGACGCCCCCCGGCTCCTCGTCGTCGACTGGGAGCCGCCGAGGCCGCCCGGCTACGGAGGGATGCGGTTCCTCTTCGACGGCGGGAGCCTCGACAGCGGCGAGGCAGGGCGGATGCTGCTGCCAGGCCCGGAACTCCGCGCCTGCCGCTTCGTCACCGAGGAGGAGGCGGCCCGGCTGCTGCCCTCCGTGCGCTACGAACGGCTGCGCTGGGCCCTGCGCGCGCGGGAGCGCGGGGCCGTCCTCTACCTGGAGGCGGGGGTGCCGGTCGGCAGCCAGTGA
- a CDS encoding dipeptidase produces the protein MSPNPIAETVASLMPEAKAELTELVAFKSVADFDQFPKSESEAAANWVADALRAEGFQDVALLDTPDGTQSVYGLLPGPEGAPTVLLYAHYDVQPPLDESAWTTPPFELTERDGRWYGRGSADCKGGILMHLLALRALKANGGVPVTVKVIAEGSEEQGTGGLERYAEQHPGLLAADTIVIGDAGNFRVGLPTVTATLRGMTLMRVRIDTLEGNLHSGQFGGAAPDALAALIRVLDSLRAEDGSTTVDGLTGDEVWDGLQYEEDTFRKDAKVLDGVRLVGKGTVADRIWVRPAVTVLGIDCPPVVGATPSVQAAARALISLRVPPGVDAAEATKLLQAHLESHTPWGARVTTEQIGQGQAFRADTTSPAYAAMAEAMGEAFPGEEMQYAGQGGTIPLCNTLAALYPEAEILLIGLSEPEAQIHAVNESVSPQELERLSVAEALFLQKYATR, from the coding sequence ATGTCGCCGAATCCGATCGCCGAGACCGTCGCCTCGCTCATGCCGGAGGCGAAGGCGGAGCTCACCGAACTGGTGGCCTTCAAGTCGGTGGCGGACTTCGATCAGTTCCCCAAGAGCGAGAGCGAGGCCGCCGCGAACTGGGTGGCGGACGCGCTGCGCGCCGAGGGGTTCCAGGACGTGGCCCTGCTCGACACCCCGGACGGCACGCAGTCGGTGTACGGCCTGCTGCCGGGCCCCGAGGGCGCTCCCACCGTGCTGCTCTACGCGCACTACGACGTGCAGCCGCCGCTCGACGAGTCGGCGTGGACCACCCCGCCGTTCGAGCTGACCGAGCGCGACGGGCGCTGGTACGGACGCGGCAGCGCCGACTGCAAGGGCGGCATCCTGATGCACCTGCTCGCGCTGCGCGCCCTGAAGGCGAACGGCGGTGTCCCGGTGACCGTCAAGGTGATCGCCGAGGGTTCCGAGGAGCAGGGCACGGGCGGTCTCGAGCGGTACGCCGAGCAGCACCCCGGCCTCCTCGCGGCCGACACCATCGTCATCGGCGACGCGGGCAACTTCCGCGTCGGCCTGCCGACGGTCACGGCCACGCTCCGCGGCATGACCCTCATGCGCGTCCGCATCGACACCCTTGAGGGCAATCTGCACTCGGGACAGTTCGGCGGCGCGGCCCCCGACGCGCTCGCGGCACTGATCCGGGTGCTCGACTCACTGCGCGCGGAGGACGGCTCGACGACGGTCGACGGGCTCACGGGCGACGAGGTGTGGGACGGGCTTCAGTACGAAGAGGACACTTTCCGCAAGGACGCCAAGGTCCTCGACGGCGTCCGTCTCGTCGGCAAGGGCACGGTCGCCGACCGCATCTGGGTGCGTCCCGCGGTCACGGTGCTCGGCATCGACTGCCCGCCGGTGGTCGGCGCGACCCCGTCCGTACAGGCGGCAGCGCGGGCGCTGATCAGCCTGCGGGTGCCGCCGGGCGTGGACGCGGCCGAGGCCACCAAGCTCCTGCAGGCGCACCTGGAGTCGCACACCCCCTGGGGCGCGCGGGTGACCACCGAGCAGATCGGGCAGGGCCAGGCGTTCCGCGCTGACACCACGAGCCCGGCGTACGCGGCGATGGCGGAGGCGATGGGCGAGGCGTTCCCGGGCGAGGAGATGCAGTACGCGGGGCAGGGCGGCACGATCCCGCTGTGCAACACCCTCGCCGCGCTCTACCCCGAGGCGGAGATCCTGCTCATCGGTCTCAGCGAGCCCGAGGCGCAGATCCACGCGGTCAACGAGAGCGTGTCGCCACAGGAGTTGGAGCGGCTCTCGGTGGCCGAGGCACTGTTCCTCCAGAAGTACGCGACGCGCTGA
- a CDS encoding ABC transporter substrate-binding protein, translating to MSRRNVLRGAAAGAGAVTLPALLTACGEGPGGNKDEVTMGSNSSDAVPKKAFAAAFDAYEKKSGKTVKVNTTEHNEFQQNITRYLQGTPDDVFMWFAGYRMQYFAEKGLLIDISDVWKGFDGFSDALREQSTHEGKQYFVPYYYYPWAVFHRKSLFEKQGYEQAKTWDQFIALAKKMSKDGIPVAFCDKDGWPAMGTFDYINMRLNGYEFHKSLMAGEEAWTDTKVKKVFDLWRELMPYYQKGALGRTWEEAGQGLQRRKTAMAVFGMPHPGQQFPANERDDIDFFAFPEIDPAHGQDAVEAPIDGFLVAKKSKNLDGAKELLKWLGTPKAEDTYLAGDPNNVAVNDGADTSKYSPLQKKSAELVAGAKQISQFLDRDTRPDFAQTVMIKALQDFIDNPNDVDGLVNSIERQKKDIFSSDVS from the coding sequence ATGTCCCGGCGGAACGTCCTGCGAGGTGCCGCCGCCGGAGCCGGAGCGGTCACCCTTCCGGCCCTGCTCACGGCCTGTGGTGAAGGACCGGGCGGCAACAAGGACGAAGTCACGATGGGGTCCAATTCCTCGGACGCGGTGCCCAAGAAGGCGTTCGCCGCCGCCTTCGACGCCTATGAGAAGAAGTCGGGGAAGACCGTCAAGGTCAACACGACAGAGCACAACGAGTTCCAGCAGAACATCACGCGCTATCTCCAGGGGACGCCGGACGACGTCTTCATGTGGTTCGCCGGATACCGCATGCAGTACTTCGCCGAGAAGGGGCTGCTGATCGACATCAGCGATGTCTGGAAGGGCTTCGATGGCTTCTCGGACGCGCTGCGGGAGCAGTCCACACACGAGGGCAAGCAGTACTTCGTGCCGTATTACTACTACCCATGGGCCGTCTTCCACCGCAAGAGCCTCTTTGAGAAACAGGGCTACGAACAGGCCAAGACGTGGGACCAGTTCATCGCGCTCGCCAAGAAGATGAGCAAGGACGGCATACCGGTCGCCTTCTGCGACAAGGACGGCTGGCCCGCCATGGGCACCTTCGACTACATCAACATGCGCTTGAACGGATACGAGTTCCACAAGAGCCTGATGGCCGGCGAGGAAGCCTGGACCGACACCAAGGTCAAGAAGGTCTTCGACCTGTGGCGCGAACTCATGCCGTACTACCAGAAAGGCGCGCTCGGCCGTACCTGGGAAGAGGCAGGGCAGGGGCTCCAGCGGCGCAAGACCGCCATGGCCGTCTTCGGAATGCCGCACCCGGGCCAGCAGTTCCCGGCGAACGAACGTGACGACATCGACTTCTTCGCCTTCCCCGAGATCGATCCGGCGCACGGTCAGGACGCCGTCGAGGCGCCGATCGACGGATTCCTGGTGGCGAAGAAGTCGAAGAACCTCGACGGCGCCAAGGAACTTCTGAAGTGGCTCGGGACACCGAAGGCCGAGGACACCTACCTGGCCGGCGACCCCAACAACGTCGCGGTCAACGACGGCGCCGACACCAGTAAGTACAGCCCGCTCCAGAAGAAGTCGGCCGAACTCGTCGCCGGGGCCAAGCAGATCTCGCAGTTCCTCGACCGGGACACCAGGCCCGACTTCGCACAGACCGTCATGATCAAGGCGCTGCAGGACTTCATCGACAATCCCAACGACGTCGACGGCCTGGTCAACAGCATCGAGCGCCAGAAGAAGGACATCTTCTCCTCGGACGTCAGCTGA
- a CDS encoding geranylgeranyl reductase family protein has translation MSSENSADDAQYVWDVVVVGAGPAGASAAYAAAVAGRSVLVLEKAELPRYKTCGGGIIGPSRDALPPGFELPLRDRVHAVTFSLDGKFSRTRRSKQMLFGLINRPEFDQQLVEHAQKAGAELRVGVTVARVEQHGSAVPDRRTVAVVLQGGETVLARAVVGADGSASRIGAHVGVKLDQVDLGLEAEIPVPQSVAEDWAGRVLIDWGPMPGSYGWVFPKGDTLTVGVISARGEGSATKRYLEDFIARLGLAGFEPSISSGHLTRCRSDDSPLSRGRVVVCGDAAGLLEPWTREGISFALRSGRLAGEWAVRIGEAHDAVDARRQALNYAFAIKAGLGVEMSVGRRMLTVFERRPGALHAAITGFRPAWNAFARITRGSTTLGELVRNHPLAGRALSALDR, from the coding sequence GTGAGCAGCGAGAACTCAGCGGACGACGCGCAGTACGTGTGGGACGTCGTCGTGGTGGGAGCAGGGCCGGCGGGGGCGTCGGCGGCCTATGCGGCAGCCGTCGCGGGACGCAGTGTCCTCGTCCTGGAGAAAGCCGAACTGCCCCGGTACAAGACATGTGGCGGCGGCATCATCGGCCCCTCGCGTGACGCGCTCCCGCCCGGGTTCGAACTGCCCTTGAGGGACCGGGTGCACGCGGTGACGTTCTCCCTGGACGGCAAGTTCTCCCGCACCCGCCGCTCGAAGCAGATGCTCTTCGGGCTGATCAACCGCCCCGAGTTCGACCAGCAACTGGTCGAGCACGCGCAGAAGGCGGGCGCCGAGCTGCGCGTCGGCGTCACCGTCGCGCGCGTGGAGCAGCACGGCTCCGCGGTGCCCGACCGGCGGACGGTGGCGGTGGTCCTTCAGGGCGGCGAGACGGTGCTCGCCCGCGCGGTCGTCGGGGCCGACGGCAGCGCGAGCCGCATAGGTGCACATGTCGGCGTGAAGCTCGACCAGGTGGACCTGGGTCTTGAGGCCGAGATCCCGGTGCCGCAGAGCGTCGCCGAGGACTGGGCGGGCCGGGTCCTCATCGACTGGGGCCCGATGCCGGGCAGTTACGGATGGGTGTTCCCCAAGGGCGACACCCTCACCGTCGGTGTCATCTCCGCACGCGGCGAAGGCTCGGCCACCAAGCGGTACTTGGAGGACTTCATCGCCCGCCTCGGCCTCGCGGGCTTCGAGCCGAGCATCTCCTCCGGGCATCTGACGCGCTGCCGGAGCGACGATTCGCCGCTTTCGCGCGGCCGGGTCGTGGTGTGCGGTGACGCGGCGGGGCTGCTCGAACCGTGGACGCGCGAAGGCATCTCCTTCGCGCTGCGCTCGGGGCGGCTCGCGGGGGAGTGGGCGGTGCGGATCGGCGAGGCGCACGACGCGGTCGACGCCCGCCGCCAGGCCCTGAACTACGCGTTCGCCATCAAGGCGGGCCTCGGCGTCGAGATGAGCGTCGGGCGGCGCATGCTCACCGTCTTCGAGCGCCGTCCTGGCGCGCTGCACGCGGCGATCACGGGGTTCCGTCCCGCGTGGAACGCGTTCGCGCGGATCACCCGTGGCTCGACGACGCTCGGCGAGCTGGTGCGGAACCATCCGCTGGCGGGCCGGGCGCTGAGCGCGCTGGACCGGTAG